From a single Nostoc sp. MS1 genomic region:
- the ssuE gene encoding NADPH-dependent FMN reductase, with protein sequence MARILAIAGSPSHPSRTYGILEHTAKLLQQEGLHVDILSVRDLPAEDLVFGKYDSPALEQPKELLAKADGVIIATPIYKAAYTGVLKTFLDLLPQKSLAGKVVLPIATGGTIAHLLSIEYALKPILGELGARHILATVYAVDKQIERQDDGSVKLDAELDQRLNDVLKDLVKAVKAYAAATQELVNAN encoded by the coding sequence ATGGCACGTATTCTAGCGATCGCTGGTAGCCCTTCTCATCCATCTAGAACATACGGAATTTTAGAACATACCGCCAAACTATTACAACAAGAAGGCTTACATGTTGATATTCTTTCTGTACGTGATTTACCCGCCGAAGATTTAGTATTTGGCAAGTATGACAGCCCAGCACTAGAACAACCAAAAGAACTATTAGCGAAAGCAGATGGTGTCATTATTGCCACACCTATTTATAAAGCTGCTTACACAGGCGTATTAAAAACATTTCTCGACTTGCTACCGCAGAAATCATTAGCAGGAAAAGTAGTTCTTCCCATCGCCACAGGTGGAACTATTGCTCATTTATTATCAATAGAATATGCCTTAAAACCCATCTTAGGCGAATTAGGAGCGCGGCATATTTTAGCTACTGTTTACGCCGTAGATAAACAAATTGAACGTCAAGACGATGGTAGCGTCAAACTCGATGCAGAACTTGACCAAAGACTTAATGATGTTCTCAAAGATTTAGTCAAAGCGGTGAAAGCATATGCCGCAGCTACTCAAGAATTGGTTAATGCAAATTAA
- the ssuD gene encoding FMNH2-dependent alkanesulfonate monooxygenase, whose product MQLLWFIPTHGDGRYLGTATGGRAVNFQYFRQIAQAVDDLGYTGALLPTGRSCEDAWIVASSLLPLTRQMRFLVAIRPGLTSPAVAARMAATFDRLSGGRLLINVVTGGDPIELAGDGLHLNHDRRYELTDEFLTVWRSLASGEQTNFQGDYLDIRDGKLLFPPVQKPHPPLWFGGSSPIAQEIAAKHVDVYLTWGEPPAQVAEKIATVRRLAEEQGRKLRFGIRLHVIVRETETAAWDAANQLIKYVDDEAIAKAQKAYARMDSEGQRRMSQLHKGSREALEISPNLWAGVGLVRGGAGTALVGDPDTVAARMLEYTELGIETFILSGYPHLEEAYRVAELLFPRLPLNNLPIVEQQHVLSPFGEIVANEDFPKQQHKEKATFVS is encoded by the coding sequence ATGCAGCTACTATGGTTCATCCCCACCCACGGCGATGGACGTTACCTTGGTACTGCCACAGGGGGAAGGGCAGTTAATTTTCAGTACTTCCGGCAAATTGCCCAAGCAGTGGATGACCTGGGTTACACAGGGGCATTACTTCCTACAGGACGTTCTTGTGAGGATGCTTGGATTGTGGCATCTTCACTATTACCACTAACTCGCCAAATGCGTTTTTTAGTGGCAATTCGTCCTGGGTTAACGTCTCCGGCGGTAGCAGCAAGAATGGCGGCAACTTTTGACCGTTTATCCGGTGGTAGGTTGTTGATTAATGTGGTGACAGGTGGCGATCCGATAGAGTTAGCTGGCGATGGCTTACACCTAAATCACGATCGCCGTTACGAACTAACAGATGAATTTCTCACGGTTTGGCGATCGCTTGCCAGTGGTGAACAAACTAACTTTCAAGGCGACTACCTCGACATCCGAGATGGGAAACTGTTATTTCCCCCAGTGCAAAAACCCCATCCACCCTTATGGTTTGGCGGTTCCTCCCCCATCGCCCAAGAAATCGCCGCTAAACACGTAGATGTTTACTTAACTTGGGGTGAACCACCAGCACAAGTAGCCGAGAAAATAGCCACAGTCCGCCGACTAGCCGAAGAACAAGGGAGAAAACTTAGGTTTGGTATTCGCTTACACGTAATTGTGCGCGAAACCGAAACAGCAGCTTGGGACGCAGCCAATCAGTTGATTAAGTACGTGGATGATGAGGCGATCGCCAAAGCCCAAAAAGCTTATGCCCGTATGGACTCAGAAGGACAACGCCGCATGAGTCAACTACACAAAGGTAGCCGTGAAGCATTAGAAATTAGTCCTAACTTATGGGCTGGAGTCGGGTTAGTTAGAGGCGGCGCGGGTACTGCCTTAGTTGGTGATCCCGATACCGTAGCCGCCAGGATGTTGGAATATACAGAATTGGGAATTGAAACCTTTATTCTCTCTGGCTATCCCCATTTAGAAGAAGCATATCGCGTTGCCGAGTTACTATTTCCCCGCCTGCCTTTAAATAATTTACCTATAGTCGAGCAACAACATGTTCTCAGTCCATTTGGTGAGATTGTTGCCAACGAAGATTTCCCGAAACAACAGCACAAAGAAAAGGCAACCTTTGTGTCTTAA
- the msrB gene encoding peptide-methionine (R)-S-oxide reductase MsrB, translated as MKKRDFLQASAALVSTALLSPYIFQRSKIMAASNTKFEITKSDQEWQSILTPEQYRVLRKHGTERAFTSPLDKEYGEGTYVCAGCGQPLFTADTKFNSGTGWPSFFNPIEGAIGTTVDRSFFMTRVEVHCNRCGGHLGHVFDDGPAPTGKRYCMNGVSLKFEPA; from the coding sequence ATGAAGAAACGTGATTTTTTACAAGCTAGTGCAGCATTAGTTAGCACAGCTTTGTTATCACCCTATATTTTCCAAAGGTCAAAAATAATGGCAGCTTCTAATACTAAATTTGAAATTACTAAATCTGACCAAGAATGGCAATCAATTCTAACACCAGAACAATATCGAGTATTACGCAAACACGGCACTGAACGGGCTTTTACCAGTCCACTTGATAAGGAATATGGTGAAGGGACTTATGTGTGCGCTGGTTGTGGACAGCCCTTGTTTACAGCTGATACTAAATTTAACAGTGGTACTGGCTGGCCTAGTTTTTTCAACCCTATTGAAGGTGCAATTGGTACTACTGTAGATAGGTCATTTTTCATGACTAGAGTTGAAGTACATTGCAACCGTTGTGGTGGACATTTAGGTCATGTTTTTGATGATGGGCCTGCACCAACTGGTAAGCGCTATTGTATGAATGGTGTATCGTTAAAGTTTGAGCCTGCATAG
- a CDS encoding B12-binding domain-containing radical SAM protein, protein MRILLVYPIFPKTFWSYEKILALVDRKVLLPPLGLVTVAAILPQEWEFKLVDRNIRPVTEEEWAWADIVIFSAMIVQKQDLLEQIQEAKRRGKLVAVGGPYPTSTPSAVQNVGADFLILDEGEITLPMFVEAVQKGETSGTFRTAEKPDVTSTPIPRFDLLELDAYDMMSVQFSRGCPFQCEFCDIIVLYGRKPRTKTPAQLLAELDYLYELGWRRGVFMVDDNFIGNKRNVKLLLKELKVWMAEHQYPFKFDTEASVDLAQDQELLDLMVESGFSAVFLGIETPDEDSLQLTKKFQNTRNSLTDAVQTIIKAGLRPMAGFIIGFDGEKAGAGDRIVRFAEQAGIPSTTFAMLQALPNTALWHRLKKEGRLRENIESNINQTTLMNFVPTRPLEDIAREYIEAFCALYDPVKYLDRTYRCFLMLGAPRYKTPFKMPELVVIKALLIVIWRQGIKRETRWKFWHHLFSILKRNPGVVEHYISACAHNEHFLEYRQIVRDEIEKQLAEYLAQGAETPYVPVEAKAEAVAS, encoded by the coding sequence ATGCGAATCCTATTAGTGTATCCAATATTTCCCAAAACCTTTTGGTCTTATGAAAAGATTTTAGCTTTGGTCGATCGCAAGGTATTGTTACCACCTTTGGGTTTAGTAACAGTGGCAGCAATTTTGCCCCAGGAATGGGAATTTAAGCTGGTAGATCGCAATATCCGTCCAGTTACAGAAGAAGAATGGGCTTGGGCTGATATAGTTATCTTCTCTGCAATGATTGTGCAGAAACAGGATTTACTAGAACAAATTCAAGAAGCAAAACGCCGTGGTAAGTTAGTCGCCGTTGGTGGCCCCTATCCTACCTCTACACCCAGCGCAGTCCAGAACGTCGGTGCAGATTTTCTCATTCTCGACGAAGGGGAAATCACCCTACCCATGTTTGTGGAAGCAGTGCAGAAGGGAGAAACTTCTGGCACATTCCGCACCGCCGAAAAGCCAGATGTAACGAGTACACCCATACCCAGGTTTGACTTACTAGAATTAGATGCCTATGACATGATGTCGGTGCAATTCTCACGCGGCTGTCCCTTCCAGTGCGAATTTTGTGACATCATCGTTCTCTACGGACGCAAACCCCGGACTAAAACCCCAGCACAGTTATTAGCAGAGTTGGATTACCTCTATGAATTAGGCTGGCGGCGTGGTGTGTTCATGGTGGATGACAACTTTATCGGTAACAAACGCAATGTGAAATTGTTACTGAAAGAGTTAAAAGTTTGGATGGCTGAACATCAATATCCATTCAAATTTGATACTGAGGCTTCCGTTGACTTAGCGCAAGACCAAGAATTACTGGATTTAATGGTTGAATCTGGTTTTTCTGCCGTCTTCTTGGGAATCGAAACACCCGATGAAGATAGCTTGCAACTGACGAAGAAGTTTCAAAATACCCGTAACTCCCTAACAGATGCAGTGCAAACCATCATCAAGGCTGGGTTACGCCCAATGGCTGGGTTTATTATTGGGTTTGATGGTGAAAAAGCAGGCGCAGGCGATCGCATCGTGCGTTTTGCTGAACAAGCAGGCATTCCCTCTACCACCTTCGCCATGTTACAAGCATTACCTAACACAGCATTGTGGCATCGTCTGAAGAAGGAAGGACGTTTACGAGAAAACATAGAAAGTAACATCAACCAAACAACGTTGATGAACTTTGTCCCTACCCGTCCCTTAGAAGATATTGCCAGGGAATATATTGAAGCGTTCTGTGCTTTATACGACCCTGTAAAATACTTAGACCGCACCTATCGTTGTTTCCTCATGTTAGGTGCGCCACGTTATAAAACACCATTTAAAATGCCAGAATTGGTAGTAATTAAAGCCTTATTAATCGTCATTTGGCGGCAAGGTATCAAACGTGAAACTCGTTGGAAATTCTGGCATCACTTGTTCAGCATCCTCAAGCGTAACCCTGGAGTAGTTGAACATTATATTTCCGCCTGCGCCCACAACGAACATTTCCTAGAATATCGCCAAATTGTCCGCGACGAAATTGAAAAACAACTGGCTGAATATCTAGCACAAGGTGCAGAAACACCCTATGTACCAGTAGAAGCAAAAGCTGAGGCTGTAGCGAGTTAA
- a CDS encoding type II toxin-antitoxin system RelE/ParE family toxin has protein sequence MDYQVILSPKAVGDLETIVRYIALTNPEAARKLGHKLIQKANELSQFPFKNQKVTEFDDANIRQLILKPYRIIYRVEEDKKQISIARFWHSAQENLDI, from the coding sequence ATGGATTACCAAGTAATTCTTTCTCCTAAAGCTGTAGGAGATTTAGAAACAATTGTCAGATACATTGCTTTAACTAATCCTGAAGCCGCGAGAAAGCTGGGACACAAACTTATACAAAAAGCTAATGAGTTAAGTCAATTCCCATTCAAAAATCAAAAAGTAACTGAATTTGATGATGCCAATATTCGCCAGCTTATTCTTAAGCCTTATCGCATTATTTATAGAGTAGAGGAAGATAAAAAACAAATTAGTATTGCTAGGTTTTGGCATTCAGCACAAGAAAACCTAGATATTTAA
- a CDS encoding NAD-dependent epimerase/dehydratase family protein produces MTKRILVTGASGCIGHYISEALIQETDYELYLLVRNPSKLQVETQFRPGITVLQGDMLNINKLADLLPTIDVAVLTATAWGGEQTFDINVSKTIELLNLLDPDRCEQVIYFSTASVLDSHNQPLKEAGEIGTDYIRSKYECLQKISHLGIAPKITTVFPTLVLGGDAKKPYSHLTSGIPEVAKYINLIRFLQADGSFHFIHGKDIASVVKYLIVNPPKQDAKRRLVLGQKRLTANQAIEEVCNYLGKNIYFRIPLSISLANLIIAVFRIQMAAWDRFCMNYRHFTYDTVINPESFSLPNYCATMSDVLKISGVKGQKT; encoded by the coding sequence ATGACAAAACGAATTTTAGTAACGGGTGCTAGTGGCTGTATTGGTCACTATATTAGCGAAGCCTTAATTCAAGAAACAGATTACGAACTATATTTATTAGTTAGAAATCCTAGTAAATTGCAAGTTGAAACGCAATTTCGCCCAGGTATTACTGTATTACAGGGTGATATGCTCAATATTAATAAACTTGCTGATTTACTGCCCACAATTGATGTAGCTGTACTCACAGCAACAGCTTGGGGTGGTGAGCAAACCTTTGATATTAATGTATCTAAAACTATAGAGTTACTTAATTTATTAGATCCAGACCGTTGTGAACAAGTTATTTATTTTTCTACAGCCAGCGTTTTAGATAGCCACAATCAACCACTTAAAGAAGCAGGTGAGATTGGCACAGATTATATTCGCTCTAAATATGAGTGTTTACAGAAAATATCACATCTAGGAATTGCACCAAAAATCACCACCGTTTTCCCCACTTTAGTTTTAGGTGGCGATGCCAAAAAACCTTACTCTCATCTCACTTCTGGGATTCCTGAAGTTGCCAAATATATTAATTTAATTCGCTTTTTGCAAGCCGATGGTAGTTTCCACTTCATCCACGGTAAAGATATTGCCAGCGTAGTTAAATATTTAATAGTTAATCCTCCTAAACAAGATGCAAAGCGTAGACTAGTATTAGGACAAAAACGTTTAACAGCTAACCAAGCAATAGAAGAAGTTTGCAACTATCTAGGCAAAAATATTTATTTCCGCATTCCTTTATCTATCTCATTGGCAAATCTAATTATTGCTGTATTTCGCATTCAAATGGCGGCTTGGGATAGATTCTGTATGAACTATCGACACTTCACTTATGACACAGTGATTAATCCTGAAAGTTTTAGCTTGCCAAATTATTGTGCAACTATGAGCGATGTCTTAAAAATTAGCGGTGTTAAGGGTCAGAAAACTTGA
- the hemE gene encoding uroporphyrinogen decarboxylase: protein MGLTSTAPHLLRAARGEIVDRPPVWMMRQAGRYMKAYRDLREKYPSFRDRSEIPEVAIEVSLQPWKAFQPDGVILFSDIVTPLPGLGIDMDIAEGKGPIIHAPIRTQAQVDALRPLEPEAALPFIKTILGALRQEVGDKSTVLGFVGAPWTLAAYAVEGKGSKTYSVIKNLAFSDPKILHQLLTKLADAIAVYARYQIDSGAQVVQMFDSWAGQLSPQDYDIFALPYQQRVFQQIKQTHPDTPLILLVSGSAGVLERMGQSGADIVTVDWTVDMADARARLGKQMKVQGNLDPGVLYGSKDFIRDRIIDTVRKAGNWGHILNLGHGVLPDTPEENVAFFFETAKQLNALV from the coding sequence ATGGGTCTTACTTCAACGGCTCCTCACCTTTTACGGGCTGCTCGTGGTGAAATTGTAGATCGTCCCCCTGTATGGATGATGCGCCAAGCGGGACGATATATGAAAGCATACCGGGATTTGCGGGAAAAATACCCTTCGTTTCGCGATCGCTCAGAAATTCCAGAAGTAGCGATCGAAGTTTCCCTGCAACCCTGGAAAGCTTTCCAGCCAGACGGAGTAATTTTATTTTCCGATATTGTCACCCCTTTACCTGGCTTGGGGATTGACATGGACATTGCGGAAGGTAAAGGCCCAATCATTCACGCGCCTATTCGTACTCAAGCACAAGTTGACGCACTGCGCCCTCTAGAACCAGAAGCGGCTTTACCTTTCATTAAAACCATTCTGGGGGCGTTACGCCAAGAAGTAGGCGATAAATCGACGGTATTAGGCTTTGTGGGTGCGCCGTGGACTCTCGCCGCCTATGCAGTGGAAGGTAAAGGTTCCAAAACCTACTCTGTGATCAAAAATCTGGCATTCTCAGATCCGAAAATTCTGCATCAACTCCTAACTAAATTAGCAGATGCGATCGCTGTTTATGCCCGTTACCAAATCGACTCCGGCGCACAAGTAGTGCAAATGTTCGACTCTTGGGCAGGACAACTCAGCCCCCAAGATTATGACATCTTTGCCCTACCCTATCAGCAACGAGTATTCCAGCAAATCAAGCAAACCCACCCCGATACACCCTTGATTTTGCTAGTCAGTGGTAGCGCAGGCGTATTAGAACGCATGGGACAATCGGGTGCTGATATCGTCACTGTAGACTGGACAGTAGATATGGCCGATGCTAGAGCCAGATTAGGCAAACAGATGAAGGTACAGGGTAATCTTGATCCTGGCGTACTTTACGGCTCTAAAGATTTTATCCGCGATCGCATCATTGATACCGTGCGTAAAGCTGGTAATTGGGGTCACATTCTCAACCTCGGACACGGTGTACTACCAGATACCCCAGAAGAAAACGTTGCCTTCTTCTTTGAAACAGCCAAACAACTAAATGCGCTTGTGTAG
- a CDS encoding S9 family peptidase, with amino-acid sequence MINKDRISHNQVTPPIAEQQPHVLELHGDRRIDNYFWIRDLDNPKVVEYLEAENAYTSAMMQHTEELQSKLYDEMLSRIKETDLSVPYRKDNYYYYSRTEAGKAYRIYCRKQDNLDAPEEILLDENELAAGHDFFELGTFAISPNHQILAYSYDTSGSEQYTLLFLDLNTYQLYPEQIAETSYSFCWFNDNKTCLYTKIDEANRPYQLYKHTLSTSPEKDELIYHEPDNAYALAVGKTRSQSYILMSLQSSITTEFHYLDANNPDGEFQIIYQRKSGIEYDVDHHSDYFYIVTNEEAVNFKLVKTPIAAPSKENWQTIIPHREDVLLSGVSLFNNHLVIYERKDGLKTARVRNLSTGSEKSIIFPEPTYQFSEGSNPEFNTNILRFNYNSLITPPSVFDYNMDTHEQELKKQTEVLGNYDKTQYGSEWLLATAEDGKQIPISIVYKKRIEKNGKNPLLLTGYGAYGVSYPASFSSARLALLDRGIVCAIAHIRGGEEMGRKWYEDGKFLNKKNTFTDFIACAEYLIKEGWTASDRLAISGGSAGGLLMGAVINLRPELFKVVVADVPFVDVVTTILDTSLPLSAMEWEEWGNPNDKVYYDYMKSYSPYDNVEAKDYPHLLIIAGLNDSRVKYWEPAKWTAKLRQLKTDNNVLLLKTNMDAGHSGASGRYESLRELAFEYAFILDCLGLV; translated from the coding sequence ATGATAAACAAGGATAGGATTTCGCACAACCAAGTTACACCACCCATTGCAGAACAACAGCCTCATGTTTTAGAATTGCATGGCGATCGCCGCATCGATAATTACTTTTGGATACGTGATCTAGATAACCCAAAAGTAGTTGAGTATTTAGAGGCTGAAAATGCTTATACATCAGCGATGATGCAGCATACCGAGGAGTTGCAAAGCAAACTCTACGATGAAATGTTATCGCGGATTAAAGAAACGGATTTATCAGTACCTTACCGTAAAGATAATTATTATTATTATTCTCGCACAGAAGCTGGCAAAGCTTATCGCATTTATTGCCGCAAACAAGATAATTTAGATGCGCCGGAAGAAATACTTTTAGATGAAAATGAATTAGCCGCAGGACATGATTTCTTTGAATTAGGTACATTTGCTATTAGCCCTAATCATCAAATTTTAGCCTACTCATATGATACTAGTGGTTCTGAGCAATATACTCTGCTATTTCTAGACTTAAATACATATCAGTTATATCCAGAACAAATTGCAGAAACTTCTTATTCATTTTGTTGGTTTAACGATAATAAAACTTGCTTATATACCAAAATTGATGAGGCAAATCGTCCTTATCAACTTTATAAACATACTTTAAGCACATCACCAGAAAAAGATGAGTTAATTTATCATGAACCTGATAATGCTTATGCCTTAGCTGTAGGCAAAACCCGCAGTCAATCATATATATTGATGAGTTTGCAAAGCAGCATCACTACAGAGTTCCACTATCTAGATGCAAATAATCCAGATGGGGAATTTCAAATAATTTATCAACGGAAATCAGGAATAGAATATGACGTTGATCATCATAGTGATTACTTTTATATAGTCACCAATGAAGAAGCAGTTAACTTTAAGTTGGTAAAAACTCCTATAGCTGCACCATCGAAGGAAAATTGGCAGACTATCATACCTCACCGTGAGGATGTGTTGCTATCAGGGGTGAGTCTGTTTAATAATCATTTAGTCATCTATGAAAGGAAAGATGGTTTAAAAACTGCCAGGGTGAGAAACTTATCTACAGGGAGTGAAAAAAGTATTATCTTCCCTGAACCGACTTACCAATTCTCTGAAGGTAGTAACCCAGAATTTAATACTAATATCTTGCGGTTTAATTATAATTCCTTAATTACGCCGCCTTCTGTGTTTGATTATAATATGGATACTCACGAACAAGAGTTGAAAAAACAAACAGAAGTTTTAGGCAATTACGATAAAACTCAATATGGAAGTGAGTGGTTATTAGCTACGGCTGAAGATGGTAAACAAATTCCTATATCAATTGTTTACAAAAAAAGAATTGAAAAAAATGGCAAAAATCCTTTACTGTTAACAGGATATGGAGCCTATGGTGTCTCTTATCCAGCCTCATTTTCATCAGCTAGACTAGCTTTATTAGATAGAGGAATAGTATGTGCGATCGCACACATTCGCGGCGGCGAAGAAATGGGGCGAAAATGGTATGAAGATGGTAAATTTCTCAACAAAAAGAATACCTTTACAGATTTTATCGCCTGCGCTGAGTATTTAATTAAAGAAGGTTGGACAGCAAGCGATCGCCTTGCAATTAGTGGTGGTAGTGCAGGCGGTTTATTGATGGGTGCAGTCATTAACCTCCGTCCCGAATTATTTAAGGTTGTAGTTGCTGATGTCCCTTTTGTAGATGTTGTGACAACAATTTTAGATACCTCTTTACCCCTATCAGCAATGGAATGGGAAGAATGGGGTAATCCCAACGATAAAGTCTACTATGACTATATGAAATCTTACTCGCCTTATGATAACGTCGAGGCGAAAGATTATCCCCATTTGCTAATTATTGCTGGATTAAATGATTCTCGTGTGAAATATTGGGAACCAGCTAAATGGACAGCCAAACTACGACAGCTAAAAACAGATAACAATGTTCTCTTGCTTAAAACTAATATGGATGCAGGACATAGTGGCGCATCTGGGCGTTATGAAAGCCTACGTGAACTGGCTTTTGAGTATGCTTTTATTTTAGATTGTTTGGGTTTAGTTTAG
- a CDS encoding metal ABC transporter solute-binding protein, Zn/Mn family: MNQISISSPTSLYLKVILFILISGFFGCRNQTTTTSITQATNVVDQNLPKVVATTSVLCDLTKQIAENTVNLTCLIPPNQFPQSYQPTAEDINAIEQANLILYNGYNLESQLIKQINTTKKSASKIAVGQIAVTQPQQFIVNTRRVNNPYIWHNPKNAIKMVDVINSNLKKLQPSNNTIYNENTKEIKSELSQLDNWIKLKIATIPKNKRILVTTNNAMDYYTKAYSIPSVTLGSEAQATDQRVKNLVQYIQKSNVPTIFADMLDTSKVMESIATEAEVNLSQRQLYTQGLGEATSDGDTYQNMMVANTRTIVEGLGGTYLIFQPKVQN; the protein is encoded by the coding sequence ATGAATCAGATAAGTATATCTTCCCCAACTTCCCTCTATTTAAAAGTTATACTATTCATTCTCATAAGCGGATTTTTTGGATGTAGAAATCAAACCACAACCACATCGATAACTCAGGCTACTAATGTAGTTGATCAAAATCTGCCCAAAGTTGTTGCAACCACAAGTGTATTATGTGACTTAACTAAACAGATTGCTGAAAATACAGTTAATCTTACTTGCCTAATTCCCCCCAACCAATTCCCTCAGAGTTATCAACCAACCGCAGAAGATATTAATGCTATTGAGCAAGCTAATCTGATTCTCTACAATGGTTATAATCTGGAATCACAATTAATCAAGCAAATTAATACTACCAAAAAATCTGCGTCTAAAATTGCTGTGGGTCAAATTGCAGTGACTCAGCCACAACAATTTATTGTTAATACTCGTAGAGTCAATAATCCTTATATTTGGCATAATCCTAAGAATGCTATCAAAATGGTGGATGTGATTAATAGCAACTTAAAGAAATTACAGCCAAGCAATAATACCATTTATAATGAAAATACGAAAGAAATTAAAAGCGAATTGAGTCAGCTTGACAATTGGATTAAATTAAAAATTGCTACCATTCCTAAAAATAAGCGTATATTAGTAACAACAAATAATGCTATGGACTATTATACAAAAGCTTATAGCATTCCTTCAGTCACTCTTGGTAGCGAAGCACAAGCAACAGACCAACGAGTAAAAAATCTGGTTCAATACATTCAAAAATCTAATGTACCGACAATTTTCGCAGATATGTTGGATACATCCAAGGTGATGGAATCTATAGCGACGGAGGCGGAAGTAAATTTATCGCAACGTCAATTATATACCCAAGGATTGGGTGAAGCCACAAGTGATGGCGATACCTATCAAAATATGATGGTTGCTAATACACGTACAATTGTTGAAGGGTTGGGGGGAACATATTTAATATTTCAACCTAAAGTGCAGAATTAA
- a CDS encoding orange carotenoid-binding protein: MAITIDSARRIFPNTLQADAVPALIARFNQLSAEDQLAWTWFAFLEMGKTVTVAAPGAASMQFAEAILNQIKQMTFEEQTQVMCDLANHTDTPICRTYATWSPNIKLGFWNQLGEWMEQGVVAPIPAGYQLSANANAVLETLKTLDQGQQITVLRSSVVDMGYDAGKLGGYTRVSEPVVAPKDISQRNQVKIEGINNPTVLSYMNNLNANDFDELIKLFVADGALQPPFQRPIVGKDAILRFFREECQNLNLLPERGVAEPAEDGYTQVKVTGKVQTPWFGAAVGMNMAWRFLLNPEGKIFFVAIDLLASPKELLNLVR, translated from the coding sequence ATGGCAATTACTATTGATTCGGCCCGTCGGATTTTTCCTAACACACTACAGGCTGATGCTGTACCAGCTTTGATCGCACGATTCAACCAGCTCAGTGCTGAGGATCAACTGGCATGGACATGGTTCGCTTTCTTAGAGATGGGTAAAACCGTTACAGTGGCTGCTCCTGGTGCAGCCAGTATGCAGTTTGCAGAAGCAATCCTGAACCAAATTAAGCAAATGACCTTTGAGGAGCAAACTCAGGTTATGTGCGATCTAGCAAACCACACAGATACGCCTATTTGTCGTACTTATGCTACATGGTCTCCTAACATCAAACTAGGCTTTTGGAATCAACTTGGGGAATGGATGGAGCAAGGTGTTGTTGCACCAATTCCTGCTGGTTATCAGCTTTCAGCCAATGCTAATGCAGTATTAGAAACTCTGAAAACCCTTGATCAAGGACAACAGATTACCGTCCTGAGAAGCTCTGTTGTAGACATGGGGTATGATGCAGGTAAATTGGGTGGCTACACTAGAGTTTCTGAACCAGTCGTTGCACCTAAAGATATTTCTCAGCGCAATCAAGTCAAGATTGAAGGGATTAACAATCCTACCGTGTTGAGTTACATGAACAACTTGAATGCTAATGACTTTGATGAACTCATCAAGTTGTTTGTGGCGGATGGGGCTTTACAACCTCCCTTCCAAAGACCGATTGTTGGTAAAGATGCTATTTTGCGGTTCTTCCGCGAAGAGTGCCAAAACCTCAATTTGCTTCCAGAGCGTGGCGTAGCTGAACCCGCAGAGGATGGTTATACTCAGGTGAAGGTGACAGGTAAGGTGCAAACTCCGTGGTTTGGTGCAGCAGTAGGTATGAACATGGCTTGGCGGTTCCTGCTCAACCCTGAAGGCAAAATCTTCTTTGTAGCCATTGACTTACTAGCCTCTCCCAAAGAATTGTTGAACTTGGTTCGCTAG